The following proteins come from a genomic window of Corynebacterium sp. P4-C1:
- a CDS encoding TetR/AcrR family transcriptional regulator, giving the protein MRADAKLRRERIIDAACDLMRTTPESAVTLEAVAARAEVGIATLYRNFPTRTDLDVACGLRLLGILGERIETTRSLFDGDPRTHWDNLVWGLLDYGVGPSSTPSPSTTGTTTPNWPRNAKRPSWPFRTSWIGQRRPVSFPRT; this is encoded by the coding sequence ATGAGAGCAGATGCGAAACTCCGGCGCGAGCGCATCATTGACGCTGCATGCGACTTAATGCGCACGACACCCGAGTCCGCTGTGACACTCGAGGCGGTGGCTGCCCGCGCCGAGGTCGGCATTGCCACTCTCTACCGCAATTTTCCTACCCGCACCGACCTCGATGTCGCCTGCGGGTTGCGGTTGCTGGGAATCTTGGGGGAGAGGATCGAAACAACGCGCTCGCTTTTCGACGGCGACCCCCGCACCCACTGGGACAACCTCGTCTGGGGCCTCCTCGACTACGGCGTCGGCCCCTCGTCAACGCCATCACCCTCGACTACTGGCACGACGACGCCGAACTGGCCGCGAAACGCGAAGAGACCATCGTGGCCTTTCAGGACGTCCTGGATAGGGCAGCGCCGGCCGGTCTCGTTCCCGCGGACTTGA